Within Candidatus Thermoplasmatota archaeon, the genomic segment CATCGTCGTGAGGATGGCCACGTCGCGGTGGGAAGTCACCATGCAGGTCCTCGTCCCGCGAAGCATGACCCGCTCCTAAAGGCTATCGGCCACCCCGAGCCCGATCAAGGACGGGTCCACGTCGCGCTGCGTGGACAAGGAGGACGGCGAGGGCGAGGGCCCCGAGCGCGAGGACCAGGCGACCCCCCGCGGGGAACGGGCCGCGCGCGAGGGCCCCCGAGGCGGCGAGGGCGCCGGCGGCGAGGATTGGGACGCGACGCGTCGTGGCGGCCCCGGAGCCGGCGACCGCGAGGCCCGCGTAGACGAGCGCCGCGCCGGCGTCGCGCGCGGCGGGCGCGACGCCGTAGTGGCCCGCGAGCGCGACGGCGAAGCCGGCGAGCACGACGAGGGGCGCGGGGAGGCGTTGCCGGGCGCCGGCGAGGGCCGCGTAGGCGACGACGGAGACGACGCCCGCGGCCCCCGCGGCGAGACGCCCCGCGCGGAGCGACTCGAGGCCCGCCGCCTCCGCGAGGGCGAGGATTGCGAAGACGCCGGGGGCGAACGCGAGGAGCGCGAGGCCGAGCCGTCGGAGACGGTCACCCTTCGGTTGCGTCATCGCGGCTTCGACCACACGTCGCCGCCCGGGTGGCGCTCGCGAACGAGCGCGCCCGCGCGCTCGTGCCCGACGAGCTCCTCGAAGGTCTGCTCGAGGCTGCGGCCCACGGCCTCGGCCACCTCGCGCGTCGCGACGCGCTCCCCGGGCGGGACGACGTCGAGCGCCGCGGGCGGCGTGGCGCGCGCGGGGTGGAGCCGGCCCGTCACCGTCTCGATGATGGCGAGGAGGGCGGGGAGCGTCTGGAAGCCCTCGACGCGCGCGGCCTTGGAGGCGGTGCGGATGGTGTACGTCGGGTACGCGTGGAGGCCCTCCGCGTGCGCGGCGGCGAGGGCCTGCGCGAACTCGCGCTCGGCCTCGCCCGAGCCCAGCGCCTCGCGGAACTCGGCAAGGGTGACGCCCACGCCCTCCGCGACCGTGGCCGCGACGTCGGGGTCGCTCGCGTCCAGGCCGTCCAGATACACGGCTTCGCGCAGGCGCCGCAGGTAGAGCCGCTCCTTCGACGGGT encodes:
- a CDS encoding DsbA family protein, giving the protein MDEEKPTEHAVSAWALSHARELSGAGDPVSTGKARVELLTDPWSVWCWGFEPVRRALEARYPTIEFEHRLGGMFERLPDPEEMEFEVARFFAVVQRTTGMPIRLDVATRRRPKSTFPACIHAHAVRLVDPSKERLYLRRLREAVYLDGLDASDPDVAATVAEGVGVTLAEFREALGSGEAEREFAQALAAAHAEGLHAYPTYTIRTASKAARVEGFQTLPALLAIIETVTGRLHPARATPPAALDVVPPGERVATREVAEAVGRSLEQTFEELVGHERAGALVRERHPGGDVWSKPR